One window of the Diceros bicornis minor isolate mBicDic1 chromosome 40, mDicBic1.mat.cur, whole genome shotgun sequence genome contains the following:
- the LOC131399979 gene encoding putative speedy protein E7 → MGTVGRSEKRQHSTSQEEYCPQMGCHKQNPQAPRNRSPLASSSASLEAVPEQRTRRRGQKRKRLMDIKAAAQESSPPASNSTSSEAVSELKSWNKRGQKRTMWTVNHVEGTKLRMNKRRRPSYRPEDQEAFYRLLEDPVIQSFLEADIFLKVSDKYLLSMVVEYFGRVGLPGHLYNRIHFFLALYIASDMEEDNPTSKRSIFQFLLGRDHWPDLYKEFLQLKMEFFYAMGLQAWVTPELCEEIQAQNPHHWVWSRTRQCTP, encoded by the exons ATGGGGACAGTGGGGAGGAGTGAGAAGAGACAGCACTCTACCAGTCAGGAGGAATATTGTCCTCAGATGGG ATGTCACAAGCAAAATCCTCAAG cTCCTCGGAACAGGAGCCCTCTGGCCTCCAGTTCTGCCTCTCTGGAGGCTGTGCCTGAGCAGAGAACCAGGAGGAGAggccagaagaggaagagattgaTGGACATCAAGGCAG CTGCCCAGGAGAGCAGCCCCCCAGCCTCCAATTCCACCTCCTCAGAAGCTGTCTCCGAGCTGAAGTCCTGGAATAAGAGAGGGCAGAAGAGGACCATGTGGACTGTCAATCACGTCGAGGGAACAAAACTCAGGATGAACAAGAGGAGAAGACCCAGTTACCGTCCTGAAGACCAAGAAGCATTCTACCGACTTCTGG AGGATCCTGTTATCCAGAGCTTTTTGGAAGCTGACATTTTCCTCAAAGTGTCTGACAAG TACCTGCTTTCCATGGTGGTGGAGTACTTCGGCCGCGTGGGGCTGCCCGGACACCTCTACAACAGGATCCACTTCTTCCTGGCCCT TTACATCGCCTCTGACATGGAGGAGGACAACCCCACCTCCAAGCGGAGCATCTTCCAGTTCCTGTTGGGCAGGGATCACTGGCCAGACCTCTACAAGGAGTTTCTGCAGCTGAAGATGGAGTTCTTCTACGCAATGGGGCTCCAAGCCTGGGTCACCCCGGAGTTGTGCGAGGAG ATCCAGGCCCAGAACCCACACCACTGGGTCTGGAGTCGAACGCGCCAGTGCACCCCCTAG